A region of Methyloversatilis discipulorum DNA encodes the following proteins:
- a CDS encoding DMT family transporter translates to MRTRVEFLLLALIWGASFALYRVAIPELGLPLTVGLRLALASAALLAVFGWPLRAVAPPERGRVLFWLLLAGAGSTALPFVLFAETVMRSSAGFAAVLNATSPLFSALLGVWVWREAVSRSKQLGLLLGFAGVAVLATLREVGTLRVGMDAVALGLTGAASYGLCVQWVKRRLHDVEASAVATGFSLVGALLLLPCALTSLPDHLPSGRALLAVAVLGLVSTALANALYFRLVGRMGATQALSVTFLIPPFAMLWGHLLFDERPTLAMLASTVVILVGTALSLGWRRTSGR, encoded by the coding sequence GTGCGTACCCGTGTCGAATTCCTGCTGCTGGCGCTGATCTGGGGCGCGTCCTTCGCGCTCTACCGTGTCGCCATCCCTGAACTGGGTCTGCCGCTGACGGTCGGGCTGCGCCTCGCGCTGGCATCGGCGGCCTTGCTTGCGGTGTTCGGCTGGCCGCTGCGGGCGGTCGCTCCGCCCGAACGCGGTCGCGTGCTGTTCTGGCTGCTGCTGGCTGGCGCCGGCAGCACTGCGCTGCCGTTCGTACTGTTCGCCGAAACCGTCATGCGCTCCAGCGCCGGGTTTGCCGCGGTATTGAATGCGACCTCGCCGCTGTTCTCAGCGCTGCTGGGCGTGTGGGTATGGCGCGAGGCGGTGTCGCGCTCAAAGCAGCTCGGTCTGCTGCTCGGTTTTGCCGGCGTGGCGGTGCTGGCCACGCTGCGTGAGGTGGGCACGCTGCGAGTGGGCATGGACGCGGTGGCGCTGGGACTGACCGGCGCCGCGTCCTACGGTCTGTGCGTGCAGTGGGTGAAGCGCCGCCTGCACGATGTCGAGGCATCGGCGGTGGCGACCGGATTCTCGCTGGTCGGGGCGCTGTTGCTGCTGCCGTGTGCGCTGACGTCGCTGCCCGATCATCTGCCGTCCGGCCGCGCGCTGCTGGCGGTCGCCGTGCTCGGTCTGGTATCCACCGCGCTGGCCAATGCGCTGTACTTCCGCCTGGTCGGCCGCATGGGGGCGACGCAGGCGCTCAGCGTCACTTTCCTGATCCCGCCCTTCGCCATGCTGTGGGGCCATCTGCTGTTCGACGAACGGCCGACGCTGGCCATGCTGGCGAGCACCGTCGTCATCCTTGTCGGTACGGCACTCAGCCTCGGCTGGCGGCGAACGTCCGGGCGCTGA
- a CDS encoding nidogen-like domain-containing protein, whose amino-acid sequence MKFRTLLLPALIATLSGGAQAVSMLDFGVGDRGYGTQFLAANDDGSTNQLPLPFDIDFFGQTFSNFFVNNNGNISFLSAIGTYTPDPFPISSQPMIAPFWGDVDTRGTGNVWIHSPNANTLAVTWDAVGYYSSATDKTNSFQLVLRNQGGGNFDVDFRYERLEWTTGDASDGANGLGGIPAQAGYDAGDGVNYLTLPGSRTGDVLNLQNTTNVAGGEAGLWSFAIRNGQLPGSSASNPLMPVASDEGWNFDFNVVAGTPVFIDPDIAIGYDYIVNSGPSITSVLLPTFGDGLYDLWLWNGDAWVASGDVLSGGVTFTFDEAVTRFRILGIEEGAALDPLNPTAFVTGLTFSETGPVSMSQNPIVVTVPVPEPETYAMFLAGLGLIAAARRRRAR is encoded by the coding sequence ATGAAATTCCGCACCCTTCTCCTGCCCGCGCTGATCGCCACGCTGTCCGGCGGCGCGCAGGCTGTTTCGATGCTCGACTTCGGCGTGGGCGACCGTGGCTACGGTACGCAGTTTCTGGCCGCCAACGACGACGGCTCGACCAACCAGCTGCCGCTGCCGTTCGACATCGATTTCTTCGGTCAGACCTTCAGCAATTTCTTCGTCAACAACAACGGCAACATCAGCTTCCTGTCGGCGATCGGCACCTACACGCCCGACCCCTTTCCGATCTCCAGCCAGCCGATGATTGCGCCCTTCTGGGGTGACGTCGACACGCGCGGCACCGGCAATGTGTGGATCCATTCGCCGAACGCCAACACGCTTGCAGTCACCTGGGATGCCGTCGGCTACTACAGCTCCGCGACCGACAAGACCAACAGTTTCCAGCTGGTGCTGCGCAACCAGGGCGGCGGCAATTTCGACGTCGACTTCCGCTACGAGCGCCTGGAGTGGACGACCGGTGACGCTAGCGACGGTGCCAACGGCCTGGGCGGCATTCCGGCACAGGCAGGCTATGACGCCGGCGACGGCGTCAACTACCTGACGCTGCCCGGTTCGCGTACCGGCGACGTGCTGAACCTGCAGAACACCACCAACGTGGCAGGCGGCGAAGCCGGCCTGTGGTCGTTCGCGATCCGCAACGGCCAGCTGCCCGGTTCGTCGGCGTCCAACCCGCTGATGCCGGTGGCCAGCGACGAAGGCTGGAACTTCGACTTCAACGTGGTCGCCGGTACGCCGGTGTTCATCGATCCGGACATCGCCATCGGCTACGACTACATCGTCAACAGCGGTCCGTCGATCACCTCGGTACTGCTGCCGACCTTCGGCGACGGCCTGTACGACCTGTGGCTGTGGAACGGCGACGCCTGGGTGGCCAGTGGCGACGTGCTGAGCGGCGGCGTCACCTTCACCTTCGACGAGGCGGTCACCCGCTTCCGCATCCTCGGCATCGAAGAGGGCGCAGCACTCGACCCGCTGAACCCGACCGCCTTCGTGACCGGCCTGACCTTCAGCGAGACCGGCCCGGTGTCGATGTCGCAGAACCCCATCGTCGTGACGGTGCCGGTGCCGGAGCCGGAAACCTACGCCATGTTCCTCGCCGGCCTTGGCCTGATCGCCGCGGCGCGCCGCCGTCGGGCACGCTGA
- a CDS encoding acyl-CoA desaturase encodes MSATASRTQYGKQVTESINQTRVRYVILFAAAIATPFVYPPTWPLVWLALASYALRMFGVEGIYHRYFSHRAFKCSRPVQFILAVIASQCGQHGPLWWASVHRHHHQNVETPDDPISPRQHGLFHSHVGWVWCERYKDTDLDVVPDFARYPEILWVNKHYTLLMLSGAFFIWLLAQAGAFGPTVSGGAALMWGFFLPTALGVQTVSMVNSVGHFRFMPGGYRRYDTDDDSVNRPLLALLTFGGGWHNNHHRYGASARAGFAWYEIDVTFYILKAMAALGIISDLRERLPDDVREEGGLSPLPAGDKVRS; translated from the coding sequence ATGAGCGCAACAGCGTCCCGCACCCAGTACGGCAAGCAGGTCACCGAGTCGATCAACCAGACACGGGTGCGCTACGTCATCCTGTTCGCTGCCGCGATCGCCACCCCCTTCGTCTATCCGCCGACCTGGCCGCTGGTGTGGCTGGCGCTGGCCAGCTACGCGCTGCGCATGTTCGGCGTCGAAGGCATCTACCACCGCTACTTTTCGCACCGCGCCTTCAAGTGCTCGCGCCCGGTGCAGTTCATCCTCGCGGTGATCGCCTCGCAGTGCGGCCAGCACGGTCCGTTGTGGTGGGCGTCGGTGCATCGCCACCACCACCAGAACGTCGAAACGCCGGACGACCCGATCTCGCCGCGCCAGCATGGCCTGTTCCATTCGCACGTCGGCTGGGTCTGGTGCGAGCGCTACAAGGACACCGACCTCGACGTCGTGCCCGACTTCGCGCGCTACCCGGAAATCCTCTGGGTGAACAAGCACTACACGCTGCTCATGCTGTCCGGCGCCTTCTTCATCTGGCTGCTGGCGCAGGCCGGTGCCTTCGGCCCGACGGTCAGCGGCGGTGCGGCGCTGATGTGGGGCTTCTTCCTGCCCACCGCGCTTGGCGTCCAGACGGTGTCCATGGTCAACTCGGTCGGTCACTTCCGCTTCATGCCGGGCGGCTACCGCCGCTACGACACCGACGACGATTCGGTGAACCGCCCGCTGCTGGCGTTGCTCACCTTCGGCGGCGGCTGGCACAACAACCACCACCGCTACGGCGCCAGCGCGCGTGCCGGCTTCGCCTGGTACGAAATCGACGTCACCTTCTACATCCTGAAGGCGATGGCCGCACTCGGCATCATCAGCGATCTGCGTGAACGTCTGCCGGACGACGTGCGCGAAGAGGGCGGGCTGAGCCCGCTGCCGGCCGGCGACAAGGTGCGCAGCTGA
- the cobT gene encoding nicotinate-nucleotide--dimethylbenzimidazole phosphoribosyltransferase: MTPRFDLALPAPDLSAVLQACLDNKTKPLGALGRLEALALQVGQVLGSTAPEPGQAHLLVCAGDHGTLRDARGRGLSAYPADVTWQMVENFLAGGAAINVLAREGGMALHIADCGVAHDFGPRDGLIDAKMAHGTASWFDGPAMTPTQCAQALGNGARIARDIAAGGARVLGFGEMGIGNTASASLITHLLTGAAMDDCVGRGTGLGDAALADKKRVLAGLAAGYDGPRDAFSVLAAFGGFEIATMAGAMLGAAQSRMLLLIDGFISSAAALVAQAHAPALRHYCVFSHRSQERGHAIQLEHMQALPLLDLDLRLGEGTGAALAWPLVRAAAAILRDMASFESAGVSKA, from the coding sequence ATGACGCCCCGCTTCGACCTCGCACTGCCCGCCCCCGACCTGTCCGCCGTGCTGCAGGCCTGCCTCGACAACAAGACCAAGCCGCTCGGTGCGCTCGGCCGGCTGGAGGCCCTGGCGCTGCAGGTCGGACAGGTGCTGGGTTCGACCGCACCCGAGCCAGGGCAGGCGCACCTGCTGGTGTGCGCCGGCGACCACGGCACGCTGCGCGACGCGCGCGGCCGCGGCCTGTCGGCCTACCCTGCCGACGTGACCTGGCAGATGGTCGAGAACTTCCTCGCCGGCGGCGCCGCCATCAACGTGCTGGCGCGCGAGGGCGGCATGGCGCTGCACATTGCCGACTGCGGCGTGGCGCACGACTTCGGTCCGCGCGACGGCCTGATCGACGCCAAGATGGCGCACGGCACCGCCAGCTGGTTCGACGGCCCGGCGATGACGCCGACGCAGTGCGCGCAGGCGCTCGGGAACGGCGCCCGCATCGCCCGCGACATCGCGGCTGGCGGCGCCCGCGTGCTCGGCTTTGGTGAGATGGGCATCGGCAATACCGCGTCCGCCTCGCTGATCACCCACCTGCTGACCGGCGCTGCGATGGACGACTGCGTCGGCCGCGGCACCGGTCTGGGCGACGCCGCGCTGGCCGACAAGAAACGCGTGCTGGCCGGACTGGCTGCCGGCTATGACGGTCCGCGCGACGCGTTCTCCGTGCTGGCCGCATTCGGCGGCTTCGAGATCGCGACCATGGCCGGCGCCATGCTGGGCGCCGCACAGTCGCGCATGCTGCTGCTGATCGACGGCTTCATCAGCTCGGCCGCTGCGCTGGTCGCGCAGGCGCACGCACCGGCGCTGCGTCACTACTGCGTGTTCTCGCATCGCTCGCAGGAGCGCGGCCACGCCATCCAGCTCGAGCACATGCAGGCGCTGCCGCTGCTCGATCTCGACCTGCGCCTCGGCGAAGGCACCGGTGCCGCGTTGGCCTGGCCGCTGGTGCGCGCGGCCGCCGCCATCCTGCGCGACATGGCCAGTTTCGAATCGGCCGGGGTGTCGAAGGCGTGA
- a CDS encoding branched-chain amino acid ABC transporter substrate-binding protein, translating to MTLITPSRPLSALVALSACLLAACGPKEEAAVPAVTADAGEATITIRLGHVAPLTGPQAHLGKDNENGARLAIDDLNAEKILIGGKVAKFELLGEDDQADPRQGTTVAQKLADAHVHAVIGHLNSGTTIPASRIYHDAGIVQVSPSATNPTYTRQGYKTAFRVFADDVQQGSVLGSFAMSKLGAKKIAIIDDRTAYGQGLADEFEKAAKAAGAEVVTREYTTDKETDFAAILTKVKSTKPDLVFYGGMDTQAGPMARQLKTLGISAPMLFGDGACTVEFHKLAGEGAEGHYCSLPGVPLDQMAGGTAFRDRYKAKYNTDIQLYAPYAYDAVRVVAEAMKQVGSTETAKFLPALAALNYPGLSAQIQFDEKGDIKDGAVTLYQAKGGAWSALETMGGKPNN from the coding sequence ATGACCCTGATCACCCCGTCGCGCCCGCTGTCCGCACTCGTGGCCCTGTCGGCCTGCCTGCTCGCCGCCTGCGGTCCGAAGGAAGAGGCCGCCGTGCCGGCCGTGACCGCCGATGCCGGCGAGGCGACGATCACCATCCGCCTCGGTCATGTGGCGCCGCTGACCGGCCCGCAGGCCCACCTCGGCAAGGACAACGAGAATGGCGCGCGGCTGGCCATCGACGACCTGAATGCCGAGAAGATCCTGATCGGCGGCAAGGTGGCCAAGTTCGAACTGCTGGGCGAGGACGACCAGGCCGATCCGCGTCAGGGCACCACGGTGGCGCAGAAGCTGGCCGATGCGCACGTACATGCGGTGATCGGTCACCTGAACAGCGGCACGACGATTCCGGCGTCGCGCATCTATCACGACGCGGGCATCGTCCAGGTGTCGCCGTCCGCCACCAATCCGACCTACACGCGGCAGGGCTACAAGACGGCGTTCCGCGTGTTCGCCGACGACGTGCAGCAAGGCAGCGTGCTCGGCAGCTTCGCCATGAGCAAGCTGGGCGCGAAGAAGATCGCCATCATCGACGACCGCACTGCCTACGGTCAGGGCCTCGCCGACGAATTCGAGAAGGCGGCCAAGGCGGCCGGTGCCGAGGTGGTCACCCGCGAATACACGACCGACAAGGAAACGGACTTCGCCGCCATCCTGACCAAGGTGAAGTCGACCAAGCCCGACCTCGTGTTCTATGGCGGCATGGACACCCAGGCCGGTCCGATGGCGCGTCAGCTGAAGACGCTGGGCATCAGCGCGCCGATGCTGTTCGGCGACGGCGCCTGCACGGTTGAATTCCACAAGCTGGCAGGCGAGGGCGCCGAAGGCCACTACTGCTCGCTGCCCGGCGTGCCGCTGGACCAGATGGCCGGCGGCACCGCCTTCCGCGACCGCTACAAGGCGAAGTACAACACCGACATCCAGCTCTACGCGCCCTACGCCTACGACGCGGTACGCGTGGTGGCCGAGGCGATGAAGCAGGTCGGCTCGACCGAAACGGCGAAATTCCTGCCTGCGCTGGCGGCGCTGAACTACCCGGGCCTGAGCGCGCAGATCCAGTTCGACGAGAAGGGCGACATCAAGGACGGCGCGGTCACGCTCTATCAGGCCAAGGGCGGCGCCTGGTCGGCGCTCGAAACCATGGGCGGCAAGCCGAACAACTGA
- a CDS encoding c-type cytochrome, with amino-acid sequence MKTLISAVVCAAALVSAPAFASKDLATAKGCLACHSQGTDMKIGPGYQAVAKKYAGQKDAEAKLAAFIKAGTPAGTKPSWGGPMPMPAQPGLSDADAKTLAAWVLGGAK; translated from the coding sequence ATGAAAACCCTGATTTCCGCCGTCGTCTGCGCCGCTGCGCTTGTGAGCGCGCCGGCTTTCGCCAGCAAGGACCTGGCCACCGCCAAGGGCTGTCTGGCCTGTCATTCGCAGGGCACCGACATGAAGATCGGCCCGGGCTACCAGGCAGTCGCGAAGAAGTACGCCGGCCAGAAGGACGCCGAAGCCAAGCTCGCCGCCTTCATCAAGGCCGGCACGCCGGCCGGCACCAAGCCGTCCTGGGGCGGCCCGATGCCGATGCCGGCGCAGCCGGGTCTGTCGGACGCCGACGCCAAGACGCTGGCTGCCTGGGTGCTCGGCGGCGCCAAGTAA
- a CDS encoding adenosylcobinamide-GDP ribazoletransferase — translation MIRRELELFFNALRFFTRLPVPAWVGWSTDLMNASARWFPAVGWLVGAVGAAVLWTTGQLLPAALAAVLSTAATIRLTGAFHEDGWGDVCDGFGGGWSREQILTIMKDSRIGAYGAIGIVLMLAGKLAALSALPLASAVIALLVAHPLSRLCATALIYLMRYARDEDPDGVSRAKPLAVKLSGGGMLWAALCGLAPLSLLAPVQIVAVIALALLVTVVAARHFQRRIGGYTGDCLGAVQQLAELAVYVALCARI, via the coding sequence ATGATCCGCCGCGAACTCGAACTGTTCTTCAACGCGCTGCGCTTCTTCACGCGGCTGCCGGTGCCGGCCTGGGTGGGCTGGTCCACAGACCTGATGAACGCCAGCGCGCGCTGGTTTCCGGCGGTCGGCTGGCTGGTCGGCGCCGTCGGCGCCGCCGTGCTGTGGACCACCGGACAGCTGCTGCCGGCGGCACTCGCCGCAGTGCTGTCCACCGCTGCGACGATAAGGCTGACCGGCGCCTTCCACGAGGACGGCTGGGGCGACGTGTGCGACGGCTTCGGCGGTGGCTGGTCGCGCGAACAGATCCTGACCATCATGAAGGACTCGCGCATCGGTGCCTACGGCGCGATCGGCATCGTGCTCATGCTGGCCGGCAAGCTGGCGGCGCTGTCCGCACTGCCGCTGGCGAGCGCGGTCATAGCACTCCTGGTCGCGCACCCGCTGTCGCGGCTGTGCGCGACCGCATTGATCTACCTGATGCGCTACGCCCGCGACGAGGACCCGGACGGCGTATCGCGCGCCAAGCCGCTGGCGGTGAAGCTGTCGGGCGGCGGCATGCTGTGGGCAGCACTGTGCGGTCTGGCACCGCTGTCACTGCTCGCACCGGTACAGATTGTCGCAGTGATCGCGCTCGCGCTGCTCGTCACCGTCGTCGCGGCCCGCCACTTCCAGCGCCGCATCGGCGGCTACACCGGCGACTGCCTGGGCGCCGTGCAGCAACTGGCGGAGCTGGCGGTATATGTCGCGCTGTGCGCGCGGATCTGA